A window of the Oligoflexia bacterium genome harbors these coding sequences:
- a CDS encoding GLUG motif-containing protein yields MKKLIIILSICFLISCADQRQHVGEQSNKNLGLNGLIIKQLDPELFLDGPDHGLTGTCLGPYQVGLINIPINAPQNPAPLGGMIASSYTLNLNQNGNAQFFSDASCSQAITSTILSNSDSYKNEFYVRNQIEQIVAIYAVLNGLNDLSINKEVEFLHCTYNQDTHPNLVAYNNLGNGEVGNRYELYTPEQIYSLASDVNAFTKHYLLCSDVDFTNFYSEDHRYFTIGGDNQGQSFTGSLIGLNHDFVGYKYDTGGAFAPTLPVYDVSQVLLRQTSDYIGLFSQIDTSKIVDVNLVDFDINVNGSEENVVGYYGLLAGSSRDSVLSGITVNGNIMSNAWRVGGVLGQSTGSDSFIENIHFLNGTIQGRSSVAGLIGNTSNHTIKNSSASVDIIVNSADGGNVGGLVGYLGGSQAMITESFSQGSVRCNGSCVNVGGLIGAMSDASIENSYSTANVVLVDGHSAGGLIGSVNRGTIKHAHATGNVEASDFAYYSGGLIGSVSGEVNISRSYAMGNVTGEFGVGGFAGLVGSYGRIQNIEWCYATGNVNAIKEAGGFAGTISRANIANAYASGSVACNDTICGGFIGKVFDLAGTFSTINNVYSIAQTVSSNGLSGGLIGDVYVQNNAKLKLNNSFTANNSITGSQTGTLIAAGTWYTTAQNNHYFSCVLCDNCNTNSAQEQVTLDHFYNQDNEPLDSWLFFINDNYWVLPEMGGFPVIPLAGADL; encoded by the coding sequence ATGAAAAAGTTAATTATTATATTAAGTATATGTTTTTTAATTTCGTGTGCTGATCAAAGACAACATGTAGGAGAACAGTCCAACAAAAATTTAGGTTTAAACGGTTTGATTATTAAGCAGTTGGATCCAGAGCTTTTCCTTGACGGTCCTGATCATGGTTTAACCGGAACATGCTTGGGTCCGTATCAAGTAGGGCTAATAAATATTCCTATAAATGCGCCTCAAAACCCTGCACCTCTAGGTGGAATGATAGCATCAAGTTATACACTCAATTTAAATCAAAATGGAAATGCGCAGTTTTTTTCAGATGCATCTTGCAGTCAAGCCATTACCAGTACAATATTATCTAATAGTGATTCTTATAAGAACGAGTTTTATGTTCGTAATCAAATTGAGCAAATTGTTGCAATTTATGCTGTTTTAAATGGTTTAAACGACTTATCAATCAACAAAGAGGTTGAGTTTTTACACTGTACATATAACCAAGACACACATCCAAACTTAGTTGCTTACAATAATTTAGGTAATGGTGAAGTGGGTAATCGTTATGAGTTGTACACACCGGAACAAATTTATTCTTTAGCCTCTGATGTAAATGCGTTTACGAAACATTATTTACTGTGTTCTGATGTTGATTTTACAAATTTTTACTCTGAAGACCATCGTTACTTTACCATAGGTGGCGATAATCAGGGTCAAAGTTTCACAGGTTCTTTGATAGGTTTAAATCATGATTTTGTAGGTTATAAATATGATACTGGCGGTGCCTTTGCACCAACACTTCCTGTTTATGATGTGTCACAAGTTCTCTTGCGGCAAACATCTGATTATATTGGACTATTTTCTCAAATTGACACCTCAAAAATAGTGGATGTTAACCTGGTTGATTTTGATATCAATGTCAATGGATCAGAAGAAAATGTGGTCGGTTATTATGGTTTGCTTGCCGGATCTTCACGTGACTCTGTACTGTCTGGTATTACGGTCAATGGAAATATAATGTCAAACGCTTGGCGTGTTGGCGGGGTTTTGGGACAGTCTACAGGGAGCGATAGCTTTATAGAAAACATCCATTTTTTAAATGGAACAATTCAAGGTCGTTCAAGCGTGGCGGGACTGATTGGAAATACTTCAAACCATACTATTAAAAACTCTAGTGCTTCAGTAGATATTATTGTCAATAGCGCTGATGGCGGAAATGTTGGTGGTTTGGTTGGTTACTTAGGTGGTAGTCAGGCTATGATTACAGAATCATTTTCACAAGGTTCAGTTCGGTGCAATGGCTCTTGTGTCAATGTAGGAGGATTGATTGGAGCAATGTCTGATGCTAGTATTGAAAACAGCTATTCAACAGCCAATGTTGTATTGGTGGATGGACATAGTGCTGGTGGATTAATTGGATCTGTTAATAGAGGAACCATAAAGCATGCACATGCTACAGGAAACGTAGAAGCAAGCGATTTTGCTTATTATTCTGGTGGATTGATTGGTAGTGTCTCTGGTGAAGTTAATATTAGTAGAAGCTATGCTATGGGCAATGTAACGGGTGAATTTGGTGTTGGTGGCTTTGCAGGTTTGGTTGGATCATATGGACGCATTCAAAATATAGAATGGTGCTATGCAACCGGAAATGTCAACGCAATAAAAGAAGCAGGCGGTTTTGCTGGAACGATTAGTAGGGCAAATATTGCTAATGCATATGCATCTGGCTCAGTTGCATGTAATGATACTATATGTGGTGGTTTTATTGGCAAAGTTTTCGATCTAGCTGGAACATTTTCTACAATCAACAATGTATACTCTATTGCTCAAACTGTTTCGAGCAATGGTTTGTCAGGTGGACTTATTGGTGATGTTTATGTCCAAAATAATGCAAAGCTTAAACTTAACAATTCTTTTACAGCTAATAATAGTATTACCGGCAGTCAGACTGGAACATTGATTGCTGCTGGTACGTGGTATACAACTGCACAAAACAATCATTATTTTTCGTGTGTCTTATGTGATAATTGCAACACCAACAGTGCGCAAGAACAAGTGACGCTCGACCATTTTTATAACCAAGATAATGAACCTTTGGATAGTTGGTTATTTTTTATTAATGACAATTATTGGGTTCTTCCAGAAATGGGTGGTTTTCCAGTTATTCCTTTGGCTGGGGCAGACTTATAA